The nucleotide window ACTGGCACGCCACGCTTTTTGGCTTCGTTGATAAAATCCCAAACTATCATCATATAACCAGGGAAGTTCATCTTGTTAATAATATCAATCTCCCTTTGCAGGCGGTCTTTATAAATTTGATGCTGCTCCTCGGAGATAAACTTAAGCCTCTCATCAAGCCCTTTTTTACACTCTGCTTCAAAAAACACAGCGTCATTTTTAAAGCTATATCGCTCACTTGGCTCTGGCAGGGCTATACCACGCTCGGCAGCGTATTCGATGGTAAATTTAAAATTCGGAGGAGTTGCGTCACCTAGCTTTATCTCAAGATTACATTTATCCACTATCTCTTGGGTATTTTCTATCACTTCTGGCATATCAAGAAAAAGGCGCTTCATATCATCAGGGGTCTTTAAATAAAACTCATGAATGGTATTTGGCATGTCAGCACCTGAGATGTATTTATAAATTTCTTGCGATTTTGAGCGGTCTTTGTAGATATAATGCACGTCATTTGTTGCGACCATTTTTATATCAAGCTCTTTTGCTATCCTTAAAAGCTGATCATCAATATCTCTTTGATCGCTTATGCCATGGCGCATAATCTCAAGGTAAAAATCATCGCCAAATATCTCCTTATACTCCGCAGCCACTGCCTTTGCCGCCTCATATCCCTTTGCACCATTTCTTACATTTCGTTCGTTGTTTATGTTTAGATTCCAGCTCACCTCACCCTGCAAGCAAGCCCCAGTGCAGACTATGCCCTCAGTGTGTTCGCGTAGGAGCTTTTTGTTTATGCGTGGGTTGTAGTAAAAGCCCTCAATAAAGCTCATTGAGCTAAGATACATTAAATTCTTATACCCTATTTCATTTTTGGCTAGGAGTATGAGGTGAAAGCGGTTTCTAGTACTTTTATCGCCTAAATCGTCCATATTATGAATATAAGCCTCAATGCCGATAAGCGGCTTTATACCATAGCTTTTCATCGTCTTATAAAAATCAATCGCGCCAAACATATTACCATGATCGGTTATTGCCGCGCTTGTAACGCCTTGTTCTTTTAGCACTTTTGCTAGCTCTTTTATCTTGTTTGTGCCATCAAGCATTGAGTATTCGGTGTGTAAATGTAAATGTGTAAAATCGCTCATTTTTTATCCTTTATATTTTGACATTTTAGCAAGCATTTGCTTTAAGGCTTTTAAATTGGAAGCAAAAATTTTTCTCGTTTTAAGTCTGTTTATAATAAAATACTTTTTTAAATTTAAGGAGAAAGTATGGGACTTAGGCGAGTAATCGTGCGAAATCTCGGCGTATACTACATGATTATAGCTTGCTTGATGTTTGCCGTAACTGGCTCTTTGGCAAAGTTTGTAAGCAAAGATTTACCATCAATTGAGGTTGTGTTTTTTAGAAATTTAATAGGGCTAATAATCGTCATTTTTACTGCGATTAAACTCTCTAAAAAGATAAAAGGTGGGGCATTTTGGCTTTTGATGTTTAGGGGATTTATAGGATCGGTCGCACTTTTTGCCTTTTTTTACAACATCGCTCACATTAACCTAGCAGCCGCCTTTACATTTTCAAAAACTAGCACCATTTGGATAGCACTAATTGCCGCAATCTGGCTTAAAGAACGCCTCAGCAGCCTAGGCTGGTTTGCCGTATTTTTGGGCTTTGGCGGAATAATTTTAATAATTCAGCCAAATATCGGCATAAGCAAAAGCGACCTACTTGGCGTATTTAGTGGGCTTGGCGCAGCACTTG belongs to Campylobacter sp. 19-13652 and includes:
- a CDS encoding DMT family transporter, encoding MGLRRVIVRNLGVYYMIIACLMFAVTGSLAKFVSKDLPSIEVVFFRNLIGLIIVIFTAIKLSKKIKGGAFWLLMFRGFIGSVALFAFFYNIAHINLAAAFTFSKTSTIWIALIAAIWLKERLSSLGWFAVFLGFGGIILIIQPNIGISKSDLLGVFSGLGAALAYTSARELSRHYPPNIIVLSFMAWGSVLPLVCMGAAEFISVDGFDFLFSKFVPPSLFSIAILLLVGIFGYLFQIYMTKSYAVSKKAGTVATVSYSDVIFTIIIGYFMGDGLPNAMAFFGIMLVILSGILVLKDKK